In Streptococcus parapneumoniae, the genomic stretch TTTTGAGTGTTGTTAATCTTTCAACCAGCTATTTAACAGAAGAAATCCGTGTCTTGTCAGGTGCCTATAGCCGTGCGCTTTCAGGAGTTCCAGAAGCTAAAGACAAGGTCAAGGCAGCTTATCAACTAGCACAAGGTCCTTTCAAACAAGCCTTGGGTCTTTGGTATGCCCATGAAAAATTCTCTCCAGAAGCTAAGGCAGACGTAGAGAAAAAAGTAGCAACTATGATTGATGTCTATAAGGAACGCTTGGCTAAAAATGACTGGCTGACTCCTGAAACTCGTGACAAGGCCATCGTCAAACTCAATGTCATCAAGCCTTATATCGGTTACCCAGAAGAATTGCCAGCACGCTACAAAGACAAGGTAGTGGATGAGACTGCTAGTCTTTTTGACAATGCTCTAGCCTTTGCGCGTGTGGAAATTAAGCACAGTTGGAGCAAATGGAATCAGCCTGTAGACTATAAGGAGTGGGGCATGCCTGCTCATATGGTCAATGCCTACTACAATCCACAGAAGAATCTGATTGTCTTTCCAGCAGCTATTTTACAGGCACCTTTCTATGATTTGCATCAGTCATCTTCTGCTAACTACGGGGGTATCGGGGCGGTTATTGCCCATGAAATTTCTCACGCCTTTGATACCAACGGAGCTTCCTTTGATGAAAATGGTAGTCTCAAAGATTGGTGGACTGAGAGTGACTATGCTGCCTTCAAGGAGAAAACACAAAAAGTCATTGACCAATTTGATGGACAGAATTCTTATGGTGCAACTATCAACGGTAAATTGACTGTGTCAGAAAACGTGGCTGACTTGGGAGGAATCGCTGCAGCGCTTGAAGCAGCTAAAAGAGAACCAGACTTCTCAGCAGAAGAATTCTTCTACAACTTCGGTCGCATCTGGCGCATGAAAGGTCGTCCAGAATTTATGAAACTTTTGGCCAGCGTTGATGTACACGCACCAGCCAAACTCCGTGTCAATGTGCAAGTACCAAACTTCGATGATTTCTTTACAACCTATGATGTCAAAGAAGGCGACGGTATGTGGCGTTCACCAGAAGAGCGCGTGATTATTTGGTAATGTAAAAAATCTAGTCATCAGAAAAAAAGGCATCCAATCAGGTGTGAAAACCTTGATAGGATGCCTTTTATAATGGAAAGATTTGCTGGATAGTTTACTTAAATTGCGATATACATTATCATCATCTTGCTAGAAAAAAGGATTGAAGGTCTTTTCATGGGCGATGGTCGTAGCTGGACCGTGTCCTGGATAGACGTCGTAGTTTGGTAGGGTGAAAAGTTGGGTCTGGATACTATGAAGGAGTTGCTCCATGCTACCAGTCGGAAGATCCGTCCGTCCGATTGTTTCACGGAACAGGGCATCACCTGTCAAGACTAGGTGAGCATCAGGAAAGACTAGGGAAACACCACCGATAGAGTGACCTGGTGTTGGCAAGACAGTGAAACGAAATTCCTCTAGTTGGTATTCTTCGTGAAAGATAAAAGTGTGTTCTGCAGGTTTTGTGACCACATCTGCCATATCATCGTGGCGGGGAAGTCCAGAGAGATTGTCGACAGGAGTGTAGAGCCAGCTGGCTTCGCTCTCTGCGATATAGACAGGAGGATTGCCAAAAGTCTCGCGAACCAAGTCCAGACTCATGATATGGTCATAATGGGCATGGGTCTGGAGAATAGCGCATATAGGTTTATTGATGTTCTTTATTGTCTGACGAATAGCTTCCCAATGGCTGCCAGGATCGACGACGATGAGGTGTTTTTCACCCTCCAGGTAATAGGTGTTTTCATAGGCAACAGGATTCACGGTTTTATGGATTTTCATATTGGCTCCAATCTCAAAGAATGTACTAAATTAAGTATAGCACAGTTAGGGAGAATAGGTAAGGATTTAGAATGAACTTAAAAACCAGCATGACTAGAGGAAGACAGGCTGGTTATCAATTTATCACTATTGGAGAGGTGTCAATTGCCCTTCATAGGTTGCATAAACTCCGTCATTAGCTTGTTTGATAGATGTGATATTTAGAGTGCCACCGTAGTTGGCTTCTCGTTTATCGCTATATTCACTATAAGTTATCCTATTGGGTAGGTTCTGGTCGTTAGCATAGTATTGAACGACTGTTTTTTTATAGCTTTGCTGGCTGAATAGAAACAGGCAGCTAACTCCTAACACTAGGAGAGCAAAGATAGAAATAGCAGTTTTTTTCATAGGTGTTCTCCTTATAAACTAAAGGATAAAAGAAAGCATCTTGAGGATTTTAATTCCAAAATCCAGTCAAGGTACCAGTGTATGTGACACGAGTCCCACCGTTTGATCTTCGTACACTGTCTATTTCAAGTGTTCCTTTGAAGGTTGAATGGAAACTATCATTATATTCTGAATAGTAGATAGTTGGTGGGATGTAACCATCATCGTTATAGTATTTTGTTACTGTTTTACTATAACGATGAGAATATATACGCTCATAACGAGGACCTTCAAAGTTATTTGTTGTACTAGTTTCAGCAGCAGTGATTGGAACGGTAATAGATAGAGCAGTAGCTCCTAATAGTGTTAGTACAGTTTTTTTCATAGAATACTCCTTTGTAAAACGACGTCATTCAACTATATTGACTTGAATGAAAAGGTGATAAGGATAGGGAGTTAAATTATATTTAGGTTACAATATGGTTTCCGTTCTTCTATCTCTCCTTCTATCACCTAAATAGAAAATCTAACTGTACAATGTATTATAAAAAAATATTTCAGAATTGTCAAGCAATTCTGAAATATTTTTTTCCTATTCTGTTCCAATCTAGTTTTCCTATTCTTAAAAAAGTGATAAAATGGTAGGAAGAATTGGAGAGTAGAGATGCCAAAAGAAGTGAATTTAACAGGCGAAGAAGTTGTCGCCTTAACCAAAGAATATTTAACAGAAGAGGATGTCCATTTTGTCCATAAGGCCTTGGTCTATGCGGTGGAATGCCATAGTGGTCAATATCGCAAATCAGGTGAGCCTTATATCATTCATCCTATCCAAGTGGCAGGTATTTTAGCCAAACTCAAACTAGATGCTGTAACAGTAGCTTGTGGTTTCTTGCATGATGTGGTAGAAGATACTGATGCGACCTTGGACGATTTGGAAAGAGAGTTTGGTCCTGATGTGCGGGTAATCGTCGATGGGGTTACCAAGCTTGGTAAGGTCGAGTACAAATCTATCGAGGAGCAATTAGCGGAAAATCATCGTAAGATGCTCATGGCCATGTCTGAGGACATCCGTGTTATCTTGGTCAAACTGTCTGACCGCTTGCACAATATGCGGACCCTGAAACATCTTCGAAAAGACAAGCAGGAGCGCATTTCCAAAGAAACCATGGAAATCTATGCTCCACTTGCCCATCGTTTGGGAATTTCCAGTGTCAAATGGGAGTTGGAAGACCTATCTTTCCGTTATCTCAATCCAACGGAGTTTTACAAGATTACCCATATGATGAAGGAAAAGCGCAGGGAGCGTGAAGCCTTGGTGGATGAGGTGGTCACAAAATTAGAGGAATATACGACAGATCGTCACCTAAAAGGGAAAATCTATGGTCGTCCCAAGCATATTTACTCGATTTTCCGCAAAATGCAGGATAAGAGAAAACGGTTTGAGGAAATCTATGACCTGATTGCCATTCGTTGTATTTTGGATACCCAAAGTGATGTTTATGCCATGCTTGGTTATGTGCATGAGCTTTGGAAACCCATGCCTGGTCGTTTCAAAGACTATATTGCTAACCGCAAGGCCAATGGTTACCAGTCTATCCATACGACAGTTTATGGGCCAAAAGGGCCCATTGAGTTCCAGATTCGAACTAAAGCCATGCACGAGGTTGCTGAGTACGGGGTTGCGGCTCACTGGGCTTATAAGAAAGGCGTTAAGGGGCAGGTTAACAGCAAGGAATCGGCTATTGGGATGAACTGGATCAAGGAGATGATGGAGCTTCAAGATCAAGCTGATGATGCCAAGGAATTTGTGGACTCTGTTAAGGAAAACTATCTGGCTGAGGAGATTTACGTCTTTACACCAGATGGAGCTGTCCGTTCTCTTCCCAAAGATTCAGGACCGATTGACTTTGCCTACGAAATTCATACCAAAGTCGGTGAAAAAGCGACGGGTGCCAAGGTCAATGGCCGTATGGTTCCACTGACAACCAAGCTCAAGACAGGGGATCAGGTTGAAATTGTCACCAACCCTAACTCCTTTGGACCGAGCCGTGATTGGCTCAATATGGTCAAGACCAGCAAGGCTCGTAACAAGATTCGTCAGTTCTTTAAAAATCAAGATAAGGAATTGTCTGTCAACAAGGGTCGTGAAATGCTGATGGCTCAGTTCCAAGAAAATGGCTATGTGGCCAATAAATTCATGGACAAGCGCCACATGGACCAAGTTCTACAAAAGACTAGCTACAAGACAGAAGAATCCCTCTTTGCGGCCATCGGTTTTGGAGAAATCGGTGCTATTACCGTCTTTAACCGTCTGACTGAAAAGGAACGCCGTGAAGAAGAGCGTGCCAAGGCTAAGGCGGAAGCAGAAGAACTTGTCAAAGGTGGCGAGATCAAGGTTGAAAACAAAGAAACCCTCAAGGTCAAGCATGAGGGTGGTGTGGTCATTGAAGGAGCCTCTGGTCTCCTAGTGCGGATTGCCAAGTGTTGTAATCCTGTTCCGGGTGACGATATTGTTGGCTACATTACCAAGGGGCGTGGTGTGGCTATTCACCGTGTGGACTGTATGAACCTGCGTGCCCAAGAAAACTATGAGCAACGTCTCCTTGATGTGGAATGGGAAGACCAGTACTCTAGCTCAAATAAGGAGTATATGGCCCATATCGATATTTACGGCCTCAACCGTACAGGATTATTGAACGATGTACTGCAAGTTCTTTCAAACACAACCAAGAATATTTCAACGGTCAACGCCCAACCAACCAAGGATATGAAATTTGCTAATATCCATGTGTCCTTCGGCATTGCCAACCTCTCTACACTGACTACTGTCGTAGATAAGATTAAGAGTGTGCCAGAAGTCTATTCTGTCAAACGGACTAACGGTTAATTGCCCTAGCTCTTACTAGAAAGGCTATTATGAAAATCATTATCCAACGGGTTACAAAAGCCCAAGTAAGTATCGAAGGTCAGGTGCAGGGGAAAATCAACCAAGGCCTCTTATTGCTGGTTGGTGTTGGACCAGAGGACCAAGAGGAAGATTTGGACTATGCTGTGAGAAAGCTTGTCAATATGCGGATTTTTTCAGACGCAGAAGGCAAGATGAACCTGTCTGTCAAAGATATTGAAGGAGAACTCCTTTCTATTTCTCAGTTTACCCTCTTTGCGGATACTAAGAAAGGCAATCGTCCAGCCTTTACAGGTGCAGCCAAGCCTGATATGGCATCAGACTTCTATGACGCTTTCAATCAAAAATTAGCGCAAGAAGTACCCGTTCAGACAGGTATCTTTGGAGCGGATATGCAAGTTGAGCTGGTCAATGACGGACCAGTTACCATTATCCTAGATACTAAAAATAGATAAGAAAGACCAAGCCCAGTCGGCTTGGTTTTTCTCATCTATCATAAAATACTCCAAAATGAAATCGTTTCTTGATAGGCTTTTGGGAAGTCTCTTTTCAGTCTTTGGCTTATGCGATAGGAAGAGATGAGATGTCCTAGGATTAGGAGAGTTCCCTGAAGGAGAAGTGGCACACCACTCAAACATATCAAGGAGAGAATCATCAGGCTATCCCATAGAAGGATTTGTAAGGCAAAATGCCAGAATTTTGGTCTAATCTGGGAATAGAGGTGACTAAAGTGGTCACAAAGCTGGTTTGAAAGATAGGCCAATAGCACAGGGTGAAAGAAAATGAGCCAACCACTATAAATTAAAATCCAATCCCAAGTGAGCCCCTCTTTAAATGTCAAAAATGCCAGCATAATTCCATCGATGGCAAGGAGCTCAATGGTTTTGATGAAGATGATTTTTTTCATGCTAAAACCTCCTTTTTTCATCTGTTAGTGACGTAATATTGAATATAATTATTATACAATATTTAGTTGGAGTGTGAAAGCGTTTACTATCTTTTTTCTTTGAAACAAAGTATAAATTTCTAATTATCTTTTTATATTTTCTTAAATGCTCGTAAAGCCTTATTCTATGTGCTTTCGAGTATTTTTACTGTAGGAAGATACTTCACGTTTCTTTGCATATTTCCTCATGTCTTAGCTGTCAGAAGTGGTAAATAAGTAGTAAATTCATTTGTACTACTAAGCAACAAGACGCTCCTGTTGCTTCTCTTTATTCAAGCGTTTCATTTCTGCCATTGCAGAATCGAATGTTGCATGTGCGTAATAGTTCAGCGTCATGGCTATATTAGCATGTCCCATAATGTACTGTAATGCCTTTGGATTCATTCCTGCATTTGCATAGTTGGTACAGAATGTATGTCGCAAACTATGTGGAGTGATGTGTGGCAATTTATCCTCGTTATACTTATTGTATTTCTTAACAAGACCTTTCATCATGCCGTTGTAATCACTTGCCACTTTTGGATAGTTCTTTCTATTAAGAAAGAGGAAATCACTATATCCATCAATCTCAACACGCTTATCATTCTTTCGATTCGCTAACACTCGCTTAAATGCTTGATAGGCTTCTTCAACCATAGGAACTTGACGTTCGCCACTTTTGGTCTTTGGTGTTTCAATGTAGTACCCAATTTCAGTATCTCTCAATAGCTGATGGTCTATATTGACAAGACGATTCTCAAAATCTAAATCTGGAAGTGTCAAACCACCAAACTCTGAAATACGAAGACCTGTTTTTAAGAGTATCAGAATTTCATCATAATTTTTGCTGTAGGTTTTATCAGCTTTTGCAAAGGCTAACAGTTTTTCTTCCTGTTCTTCTGTTAGTACGGTCTTAGGGACAGTATCATCATCAAGAACTGCTTTCAGTTGAAAGTCAAATGGATTCTTCCGAACACAATCATCTTGTATAGCAATATAGAATGAAGCCTTTAAAGAACGTTTGTAGTTATTGATGGTTTGATAAGCATAACCATTTTCACTCATTCTAATAGCCCATTCTTTAGCGTCTGATGGCTTAATACTGTCAATACTTCTTACACCTAACTTGTCTTTCTTCAAAATATCCATAAGATATTTGCGTCCAGTTTCAGTGTTTTTTCTAACCTTTGGTCTTTGAGCGTTCTGTTTTGCGTAAAGCTGGCAGAGTGTCATTTTCTTTCCTACAACATCAATACCATCATGAATGTCTTTCTGTAACTCTGCGATTTTCTCTCTAAGTGAGATACAATCACGCTTTCCTGCTGGTACTCGGTCTGTAGCCACAAGTTTCCACGAGTAAACAAATTGCGGTTCTCCAAATGAATCTATATATTTGTATAAGTATCTTCCGTCTTTTCGTTGGCTCTCTCCAGTCTTTAAGATTCGACCTTTATTGTCACGTCTTTTTTCTGACATGGCATTTGCTCCTTTCCTTTATGGAAAGAGCCTTGATACGACTTAATACTATTTTATCATATACAAGACCCTTTGGCGACGCTAGATTGCGTCCAATGTATCTATAATTTTTTCAAATTGTTTTCGTTTAATCTGAATACGATTGCCATTCATAATCAGCCAATTTGCATTTTTATTTTCCTCTGCCAAGCGTCGTAGCTTGTTTTCGCCAATACGAAAATATTTTGACGCTTCTTCAATGGTTAGGGTATAACGTTCCCAAATAGGAATGTCAGTCTGCTTCATAAAATCCTCCTTTCCAAATCACTTATTTGGATTTCATAAAAGTTGTTTTACCAGCAATCGAACAGCTTTAGCAAAGCTCACGGGAGTTCCACCCCTGCATGGTTCTCATGTAGCCATACTCATTGCCTGCGACGGTTTTATCACGCTCGGACTATTGACTGTATGGGAGTATCATTATCACGATAAGAATGTCGTTGCAGGCAATCCTGCTAAAGATTGCTTCTCGGATCACTAACATGAATCGCTCGCTATCTTTATAAGATAGGTCATGGCGGTTAGTTCCGTTGGCTCTTTTCTTATCGAAACGTATTCGATTACTTTTATTCAGTTTTCAAAGAACAATGGCTCGTTAGCCTATCAAAACACATTGAAAGCTCAATATGCTTTGGTGGAATAACAAACCTCCCTGTTCGGGAAGCGTGGAATGGTTTAGCACGCTTCCACGAAAGGAGAGAGGATATTACTTAATTTCAAATGACAAAATCTTTGTAATCAGTCTGGTTTCCATTCTTCCACGTAAGACTTCATCAACGACCATACTTTGATTGCCATATTCATCTTTCATAAGTCGTAGGGAACGCTTCGTTATGTACCCTCTGTAATGATGTAGAATCTGGTTAATCGCTTCGGTATCGCCATCTGTTGCCTTTACAATGAGAGGAAAGGGAATCATAGGATATTGTGTTTTCATTCTTCAAATTCCTCCATAAACTTTTTAATTAAGGCTAGTCCACTGGTTCTATGCCGATAGACAGTAGAACGGTTCAATTTCAACAGGTCTGCAATTTCTGAATCGCTCATGTCCATAAAGTAAAACAGCAGTAGAATTTCACGTTTCTTGTCTGGCAACTCACGTAATGCTTCACTCAACAAATCATTTTCAACGCCTACTGATAACCCATTGAGTGTAAAAATCTGAAAGTCAGTTGAATAGTTATCTGTTGTCGCAAACTGGCTAACAAGATAATCGCCAACATCCGAAAAGGACACCTCACGCTTTGCAATCCTTGAAAGATAAAGCATATAATTCTTTCGCTCGTCTTCCATAGCACGTTTACAGATATAGTCAAACTGATTTTCTATTGTGGTCTGAAAAGAAGATGGTTTCATGTTTCTCACCCCCTTTCTGTCTAGGAAAGGAAGTGAGCCTTGCTCGTTTATCTCCTTTCACTCTTAGTCCCAATGTGAAAGGGGGATTTGTTGCATTACTGATAAATAAACTTTGTAAAAAAGTTCTGAATAGCCAAAAAAGCATATAAACAGATTTATTTCTCTGTTTACATGCTTCTGTTATTCTATCTATATGATTTATAAAACCACATTGGTGGACGTACTTATCTATTGCAGATAGACGACTTTTTTTGACAAGAACCCAATGTAAGGAAATTTATTGTATATGATGTACTTCATGGCGACGTTGACCTCCAACAAACCGCCATTTGGAAGTAATATACAATATTTTAACAGCGTAAATAGCACTACCATATAACGGTTTTTTTTATTGGCGTTTAGTAGTGCTTTTTATTAAATATAAACCTATAAACCATATAACACGTTTTTCTATACCTGTTTTTAATTCAGTAGGAACAATAAAATGTATAGAGGTGGTCTACTATGCGTAAAAAAGAAGATAAATATGATTTTAGAGCCTTTGGTTTAGCCATTAAAGAAGCTCGATTGAAACGAGGTTTAACTCGTGAACAAGTGGGAGCATTGATTGAAATTGACCCACGGTACTTAACTAATATTGAAAATAAAGGGCAACACCCCAGCATACAAGTTCTTTATGACCTTGTATCGTTACTTCATGTTTCCGTTGATGAATTTTTCTTACCTGGGGTCCCGAGCGCTTAGTGGGAATTTGTATCGATAAGGGGTACAAATTCCCACTAAACCAATGTTTCAAGGCCTATTTATTTTTTATATTCAATTCTCTTAAGTGTTTAGGAATAGATAACAAGTCAAATTTATACTCTCCAAGAAAAGTGATATGCTCCCAATTAATAGGAGATACATGCTTCATATACTTAGTTACTTCGGGATCTATTTTGACGAGATAATTATAAGCTGCTTGTAAGTAGACGGCGTTCCATATACTTATTGCATTTATTAACACATTAAGCGCACTAGCACTTTGAAGTTGTCGGCGAATATCGCGCTCCATAAATTTTCCGCGTCGCCCAAAAAATAGTTCTCTAGCTAAAGCATTAATCGCTTCTGTCTTATTTAGTCCATGAGTGATCCTTCGCCGTAGCTCACTATCTGTAATATAATCTATCATAAAAATGCTCTTTTCAATGCGACCTAGTTCTCTCAGTGCAAGAGCTACTCTATTCTTACGTGCGTATGAGCCTAGCTTTCCTAATAGTAAAGAACTAGATACTTTTCCTGTTTGAATCGAATAGGCGATTCGTTTAATTTCATCATAGTTTTCTTCAATAATTTTTACATTGATTTTTCCGCTTATATCTTCTGATAAGTTAGGGTAGTAGGAAGGTGATTTGATAGAAAATAATTGTGATTTTTTTATATTTCTGATGCGAGGTTCAAAATCAAAGCCTAGTAATGCGGTCATTCCAAACACCTGATCAGAATACCCATTTGTATCAGTAAAATGTTCCTCAATATCTAGATCTGTTTCATGATAAAGTAGGCCATCAAGGGTATGAGTAGCTTCCCTTGTATTAGTTGAAGCAACCTCGATATGATGAGTCGTATGCCTATCATTTATTGATCGAATCATTGTAGCTCCTTTTTCCATACTTTTGTAATGTGGATTAACATCGGATTTTAGAGCTGAGACGCCCACTGGGACGCGCATTCCGTCTGAAGCAGTGGTTTTTCCTTCACCCCAAAAGTCTGCAACAGGAAGCTTTAACTGATAATTAACCAAAACAGATTGAGCACGAGTCAGAGCTTCTTTATAAAAGCGCCATTGTTTGGCATTGGCTAACTGAGAATAAGAAATTCCAGGAGTTGATTGGGCCA encodes the following:
- a CDS encoding helix-turn-helix domain-containing protein — protein: MKTQYPMIPFPLIVKATDGDTEAINQILHHYRGYITKRSLRLMKDEYGNQSMVVDEVLRGRMETRLITKILSFEIK
- a CDS encoding tyrosine-type recombinase/integrase, which produces MSEKRRDNKGRILKTGESQRKDGRYLYKYIDSFGEPQFVYSWKLVATDRVPAGKRDCISLREKIAELQKDIHDGIDVVGKKMTLCQLYAKQNAQRPKVRKNTETGRKYLMDILKKDKLGVRSIDSIKPSDAKEWAIRMSENGYAYQTINNYKRSLKASFYIAIQDDCVRKNPFDFQLKAVLDDDTVPKTVLTEEQEEKLLAFAKADKTYSKNYDEILILLKTGLRISEFGGLTLPDLDFENRLVNIDHQLLRDTEIGYYIETPKTKSGERQVPMVEEAYQAFKRVLANRKNDKRVEIDGYSDFLFLNRKNYPKVASDYNGMMKGLVKKYNKYNEDKLPHITPHSLRHTFCTNYANAGMNPKALQYIMGHANIAMTLNYYAHATFDSAMAEMKRLNKEKQQERLVA
- the dtd gene encoding D-aminoacyl-tRNA deacylase → MKIIIQRVTKAQVSIEGQVQGKINQGLLLLVGVGPEDQEEDLDYAVRKLVNMRIFSDAEGKMNLSVKDIEGELLSISQFTLFADTKKGNRPAFTGAAKPDMASDFYDAFNQKLAQEVPVQTGIFGADMQVELVNDGPVTIILDTKNR
- the pepO gene encoding endopeptidase PepO, giving the protein MTRYQDDFYDAINGEWQQTAEIPADKSQTGGFVDLDQEIEDLMLATTDKWLAGEEVPEDAILENFVKYHRLVRDFDKREADGITPVLPLLKEFQELETFADFTAKLAEFELAGKPNFLPFGVSPDFMDARINVLWASAPSTILPDTTYYAEEHPQREELLTLWKESSANLLKAYDFSDEEIEDLLEKRLELDSRVAAVVLSNEESSEYAKLYHPYAYEDFKKFAPALPLDDFFQAVLGQIPDKVIVDEERFWQAADQFYSEEAWPLLKATLILSVVNLSTSYLTEEIRVLSGAYSRALSGVPEAKDKVKAAYQLAQGPFKQALGLWYAHEKFSPEAKADVEKKVATMIDVYKERLAKNDWLTPETRDKAIVKLNVIKPYIGYPEELPARYKDKVVDETASLFDNALAFARVEIKHSWSKWNQPVDYKEWGMPAHMVNAYYNPQKNLIVFPAAILQAPFYDLHQSSSANYGGIGAVIAHEISHAFDTNGASFDENGSLKDWWTESDYAAFKEKTQKVIDQFDGQNSYGATINGKLTVSENVADLGGIAAALEAAKREPDFSAEEFFYNFGRIWRMKGRPEFMKLLASVDVHAPAKLRVNVQVPNFDDFFTTYDVKEGDGMWRSPEERVIIW
- a CDS encoding sigma-70 family RNA polymerase sigma factor, whose product is MKPSSFQTTIENQFDYICKRAMEDERKNYMLYLSRIAKREVSFSDVGDYLVSQFATTDNYSTDFQIFTLNGLSVGVENDLLSEALRELPDKKREILLLFYFMDMSDSEIADLLKLNRSTVYRHRTSGLALIKKFMEEFEE
- a CDS encoding excisionase gives rise to the protein MKQTDIPIWERYTLTIEEASKYFRIGENKLRRLAEENKNANWLIMNGNRIQIKRKQFEKIIDTLDAI
- a CDS encoding MBL fold metallo-hydrolase, with the protein product MKIHKTVNPVAYENTYYLEGEKHLIVVDPGSHWEAIRQTIKNINKPICAILQTHAHYDHIMSLDLVRETFGNPPVYIAESEASWLYTPVDNLSGLPRHDDMADVVTKPAEHTFIFHEEYQLEEFRFTVLPTPGHSIGGVSLVFPDAHLVLTGDALFRETIGRTDLPTGSMEQLLHSIQTQLFTLPNYDVYPGHGPATTIAHEKTFNPFF
- a CDS encoding RelA/SpoT family protein, which produces MPKEVNLTGEEVVALTKEYLTEEDVHFVHKALVYAVECHSGQYRKSGEPYIIHPIQVAGILAKLKLDAVTVACGFLHDVVEDTDATLDDLEREFGPDVRVIVDGVTKLGKVEYKSIEEQLAENHRKMLMAMSEDIRVILVKLSDRLHNMRTLKHLRKDKQERISKETMEIYAPLAHRLGISSVKWELEDLSFRYLNPTEFYKITHMMKEKRREREALVDEVVTKLEEYTTDRHLKGKIYGRPKHIYSIFRKMQDKRKRFEEIYDLIAIRCILDTQSDVYAMLGYVHELWKPMPGRFKDYIANRKANGYQSIHTTVYGPKGPIEFQIRTKAMHEVAEYGVAAHWAYKKGVKGQVNSKESAIGMNWIKEMMELQDQADDAKEFVDSVKENYLAEEIYVFTPDGAVRSLPKDSGPIDFAYEIHTKVGEKATGAKVNGRMVPLTTKLKTGDQVEIVTNPNSFGPSRDWLNMVKTSKARNKIRQFFKNQDKELSVNKGREMLMAQFQENGYVANKFMDKRHMDQVLQKTSYKTEESLFAAIGFGEIGAITVFNRLTEKERREEERAKAKAEAEELVKGGEIKVENKETLKVKHEGGVVIEGASGLLVRIAKCCNPVPGDDIVGYITKGRGVAIHRVDCMNLRAQENYEQRLLDVEWEDQYSSSNKEYMAHIDIYGLNRTGLLNDVLQVLSNTTKNISTVNAQPTKDMKFANIHVSFGIANLSTLTTVVDKIKSVPEVYSVKRTNG